Part of the Candidatus Desulfatibia profunda genome, CATCGCTTTTTAAAGGTTATAGAAAATGACCAAATGATTATAGACCTTTTGCTAGCCGGAGAAGAAAGACATTTAAAAATTATTCAGAATGCGCTTGAAGCCCATGGTGAACACGGAATTGTTCGTGTAGCTGAAAAATCTGATATTATTTGGTTGAAAAGAAAAAGAAACTCCCTTCAAGACAAAGCTGACATTGAAAGGTTAAAAAATGAAGAAGATTGAAAAAGTATTTAGTCAGCTTAGCAAGCTTTACGAATTTAACAGGAAGCTTCAAACATATAGGCTGAAAAAAGAAAACAATAAAGGCCAACAAATCGTTCGAGCGGATGGCAAGAAGCGCGGTCGTCCGGGGTAATTAGCAATATTTTCAAAAAGCTTTTCAAAGCCTTTTCTTCCTGCCATCCGTCCCACAAATAGGCCTGTTCCCTTTCCAGGGCCAGTACGCGAAACGCATAGCGCGCCTGCTCCTGGTAAAATTCGCAGCAGAGGCTTGGGGCGTTCACGTCTTTGGAAACCATAAATTATACGTTTCTATGCCAAAATAGCGACTCTTAGATACAAATCACCCCGTTGTCCGTCCGGCATGATTTTGCCCAGGCCCTTCAGCCGCAGATTGCCGCCTTCTTTTATTCCGGGGGGGACGACCACTCGAACCAGGCGCTTTTGGAACCCCCAGGGGATGTTTACCAGCTTGCTGGTGCCGGCGAGTGCCTCAAAAGATGTGATCGCAATGGTACCGTAAAGGTGGTGATCGCTTCCCGGACCGACCGGACGGATAACCTGCAGGCGGTCTGTTTTTCTTTTGGCGGTGACCCGGCGCAGTTGATCGCTAATACCGGTTGCCGGCAGCGCAAAAAACATCTTTAAAAAAAGGATGCCGAAAACAAAACCGCCGATATGGGCCCACCAGGCAATGCCGGCGGCGCCGGCCCGGGTTCCGGCGGCATTGATAAACTGCAAGACAAACCAGAACCCCAGAAAGAAAAAAGCGGGAATTTCAACAAACCAGGGTATAAAAATGATGGGGATTAACGTTAATATTTTTGAATGTGGATACAGAATCAGGTAAGCCCCCATGACGCCGGCAATCGCTCCGCTGGCCCCGATGGTGGGAATATTTGAATGCAAATTGAAAATAAGATGGGTAAGGCCGGACGTGAGTCCACACAAAAGATAGAACAACAGATAGCGCAGCGATCCGAGGCGATCTTCCACATTGTCGCCGAAAATGTAAAGGGACCACATATTTCCTAAAAGGTGCCAGAAGCCCCCGTGCAGAAACATGAAGGAAAGTATGGAAAAAACCTGCTGGAACATGTTGAAATAAGAAGAAATCTGGGGAACCGAATAGCGTGCAGGCACAAGGCCGTAGATATAGATGAACCGGTCCAAACCGGAGCCCTGGGCCAATTCCACCAGGAAGATAACCACATTGATGCCGATGATCGTGTTGTTAACAACCGGGTAATTTTTGGAAGGAATTGTGTCTCGAATCGGGATCATAGCGCCCCAATTGAGCCATGACGCTCAATTGATATTATTTTATCCTGAAAGCCTGGTCCTCTGGGCGAAATCAGAGTTAACCGGCTTTGCCAAAGGCCCTTAAAAGTGCCTAAAGTTTGAAGTGAGCTAAAGTGCCTAAAGTTAAGGAATTCTGTCAATTATATAAAATTAGTGGAGCGAGCCGACTTCGCCAGCCTACTCCGCCAAAGTAGCTTCAGCTACGAAGGCCGGATAGTAGCCTATCCGGCCTTCGTAGCCACTTCGGCGAGGTAGGCTGGCTACGACGGCTGAAAGCGAATCCATAACTTTAGGCACTTTAGCTCACTTTAGACACTTTGAACTTGTTCTATTTGCAGGAAAGCAGCCCCTTTCAAGGGCAAACCAAAGCCTGGTCCTTTGGGCCAGGATTCTTTATCTGTTATTCCTTAGCCTCAATCCGCATGCTCAGGTCCATGCATCTGGCAGCGTGGGTGAGCGCTCCCACAGAGATGATATCAACCCCGGCATCGGCCAACTGCTTCAGGCTGCTTTGCGTGATTCCTCCGGATACTTCCACTGCGGCCTTGCCGCCAATTAATTTTAGCGCCTCCCTAATCTGATGAATGTCCATGTTATCGAGCATGATAACGTCGGCAGCAGCGTCCAAGGCTTCTTTTAACTGGTCAAGATCGGAAACCTCCACTTCGATTTTTAAAAGGTGCGTCGCATGCTTGCGAATACGCTCTATGGCATTTTTAACCCCGCCGCAGACAGCGACATGATTGTCTTTGATCAACACACCGTCATACAGCCCCATGCGGTGATTATAGGCGCCGCCGACGCGCACGGCATACTTCTCCAAAACCCGCCACCCGGGGGTTGTTTTGCGGGTATCGACCAGGCGAACCTTTGAATGGCCCAGCGCGTTTACATAGGAACGCACATGACTGGCAATTCCCGAAAGGCGCTGAAGGAAATTCAGGGCGGTCCGTTCGCCCATCAAGAGCGCCCGCAGCTTGCCTTCAACATGGGCCACAACGGCGCCGACCCCTGCGGCATCTCCATCGCGGTATTCGGATTTAAACGCAACCTTAGGATCCAGGCGTTCAAAGACCTGTTCGGCCACATCAAGCCCGGCGATGACCAGGGGCTCTTTGGCCAGGATTTTGCCGATACCTGAACGCTCTGGAGCGATGAGGCTTTCTGTGGTGATATCCCCCGGGCCAATATCCTCTTGCAATGCGATGTCAATAAGATGTCGGATGGAATGCATTCAACAACCGTCCTCAGAAATAGGATTATTCGGTAAGTTCTTTTATTCGTTCGAAATTTGATTGCAATTTCTTTTGCTTTTCAGCCAGGCGTGCATATTTTTCTTTTGTCTTTTCAACAACCTGTTCAGGAGCCTTGGCAAGAAAATCCTCATTGCCCAGCTTTTTGGAAACAAAGGCAAGTTCATTGGCCAGCTTGGCGATCTCCTTTTCGAGGCGGTTCTTCTCTTTGGCAAAATCGATAATCCCTTTTAGGGAGACAAAAATCGAAGCACCGTCTACAACGGCGGTGGCCGCTGTTTTGGGCCTTACCGCCGGCGCTTCGACCGCAAGGGATTCTAGTCCGGCCAGGTTGACAATCAGATCCTGGTGCTGCCGGATTGTCTGCCGTACAGAGTCATTCTGGGACTGGACCGTAACGACCAGGGCTAAAGACGGCGAAATGTTTATCTCGCCTCTTATGTTTCTGATTCCGGTTATTATTGCGGTGATAAGCTCCATTTTCGATTCCGAATCGATATCATACTGCCGGATGGCAGCACTATCAGGATCGTTTGATGGAAATACGGCGTTCATGATGGAACCGTTGGTTCCCGGCAGTTTATGCCAGATCTCTTCGGTGACAAAGGGAATGAACGGGTGCAGCAGAACCATGGTGTCGTGCAGAACGCGCCACAAAACGCTTAAGGTTGCTTCTCGCCGGTTCGGGTCGGTGCTGCCATACAAGGTGGGCTTGATGGCTTCCAGGTACCAGTCACAGAATTCGTGCCAGACAAACTTGTAAAGCGCGGCGGCGGCATCGTTGAACCTGTAATTGTCGAGAGCCGTGGCAACGGTGTCGATCGTCCGGTTGAGTCTGGACAGAATCCAGCGGTCCGGCAGTGATAGATGGTCTCGGTCGATGGTTTCGTATCCTTTTTCAAGGTGCATCAAGGCGAACCGGACCGCATTCCAAATTTTGTTGATAAAATGACGGTAACCTTC contains:
- a CDS encoding rhomboid family intramembrane serine protease encodes the protein MIPIRDTIPSKNYPVVNNTIIGINVVIFLVELAQGSGLDRFIYIYGLVPARYSVPQISSYFNMFQQVFSILSFMFLHGGFWHLLGNMWSLYIFGDNVEDRLGSLRYLLFYLLCGLTSGLTHLIFNLHSNIPTIGASGAIAGVMGAYLILYPHSKILTLIPIIFIPWFVEIPAFFFLGFWFVLQFINAAGTRAGAAGIAWWAHIGGFVFGILFLKMFFALPATGISDQLRRVTAKRKTDRLQVIRPVGPGSDHHLYGTIAITSFEALAGTSKLVNIPWGFQKRLVRVVVPPGIKEGGNLRLKGLGKIMPDGQRGDLYLRVAILA
- the nadC gene encoding carboxylating nicotinate-nucleotide diphosphorylase, with the translated sequence MHSIRHLIDIALQEDIGPGDITTESLIAPERSGIGKILAKEPLVIAGLDVAEQVFERLDPKVAFKSEYRDGDAAGVGAVVAHVEGKLRALLMGERTALNFLQRLSGIASHVRSYVNALGHSKVRLVDTRKTTPGWRVLEKYAVRVGGAYNHRMGLYDGVLIKDNHVAVCGGVKNAIERIRKHATHLLKIEVEVSDLDQLKEALDAAADVIMLDNMDIHQIREALKLIGGKAAVEVSGGITQSSLKQLADAGVDIISVGALTHAARCMDLSMRIEAKE